The genomic segment gttcattctatatagagggggtgcaattcaatatgttaacaagggaacattattcagcagctttcactggactctatgaagctgagggagttcattctatatagagggggtgcaattcaatatgttaacaagggaacattattcagcagctttcactggactctatgaagctgagggagttcattctatatagagggggtgcaattcaatatgttaacaagggaacattattcagcagctttcactggactctatgaagctgagggagttcattctatatagagggggtgcaattcaatatgttaacaagggaacattattcagcagctttcactggactctatgaagctgagggagttcattctatatagagggggtgcaattcaatatgataacaagggaacattattcagcagctttcactggactctatgaagctgagggagttcattctatatagagggggtgcaattcaatatgagaacaagggaacattattcagcagctttcactggactctatgaagctgagggagttcattctatatagagggggtgcaattcaatatgataacaagggaacattattcagcagctttcactggactctatgaagctgagggagttcgcTCTATAGGGCGGTGATGCAAACCCTTTAGGCAGAGCTGGAGATGAGGTCAGCTGAGATCTGAGTCTTGTTTCTTCTTTCTGTCCCAATCAGATGCAGGAGAGTCCACGTCACCCCTCCTCTCTTTCGGCGGCAGCCGACAGCGTCGGACAACGACGCGAGAGGCGCAGAAACCCACGGCCGCGTCTTTCCCGGACGGCCCCCTGCCCTCGGGGGTCGGCAGCCCCGAATCCCCGCCAGCCGTGAGGACCGTGCCTCTCCGCTCCGGAACCAATCCCGACCTGCAGCTCCAAACAGCACCGGCGAAGAGCTTCAGCGACTCGGGGAGTCTCGGACAGCGCCGGCCCGCTCACGAGGGAGAGAAGCCCTATCGCTGCGCCGAGTGCGGGAAGAGCTTCAGCGAGCTGGGGAATCTGAAACAGCACCGGAGAATCCACACGGGGGAGAAGCCCTATCGCTGCGGCGAGTGCGGGAAGAGCTTCACCCATTCAAACTCCTTGAAGATCCACCAGCGCGCCCACGCGGGGCAGACCCGCTACATCTGTGACGGGTGCGGGAAGAGCTTCAGCCAGTTCGAGCACCTGAAAGTACACCAGAGGATTCACACCGGGGAGAAGCCCTACCAGTGCTCCGAGTGCGGGAAGAGATTCCGCCATTCCGGGGTGCTGAAGAAGCACCAGCGGATTCACACCGGAGAGAAGCCCTACCAGTGCTCCGAGTGCGGGATGAGATTCAGCCGGGTGGACTATCTCAAAACGCATCAGCGGCTTCACGCATGAGAGAGACCGTTTCTTTCTACTGAAAGAGTTAATTAGGGGGCTGGGAAGGACCTGGTCTCGGTCAGAGCCGTTGAAAGCTGGGACACTTCGCTCCCCCAAACAGCTGGttttgaaacactaacagaaGTCTTTAGAGCTGTTGATAATATCAGTCTGTCAGTCTTTATTACTTCTGTAACACCTTCTGGGATAAATCctcctcaaagtgctttacagataaACGCATCACGGGCAAAACAATTAGGTGACAAAATACAAACGCCCTTTTCAATAAATGAGGCAAACCAGATTCTGCAgtgattgctttaaaaaaaaaaaaaaaaattcaaaaatatgTATGCAGATAAACACAATTCACATTACCTGATCGAATTTCAAAATACAGACgctaaattataaaataatgtgttattaattGTTCTCCCAGTTTGACATGCAAacacatgtttaattgttttaatttattttagttttttataagAATGCATCCAAAGACTGTTTGAATTACTGCCCAGAACACCAGATCCCACTGCTTCAGAAAACTGGTTTCATAACTAGCGAGACATAGCAATTAAATACAGTGGagagagcagaatacaggatagcagcagaatacatgaaatagtgcattaaatacagtggaaagagcagaatacaggatagcagcagaatacatgaaatagtgcattaaatacagtggaaagagcagaatacaggatagcagcagaatacatgaaatagtgcattaaatacagtggaaagagcagaatacaggatagcagcagaatacatgaaatagtgcattaaatacagtggaaagagcagaatacaggatagcagcagaatacatgaaatagtacattaaatacagtggaaagagcagaatacaggatagcagcataatacatgaaatagtgcattaaatacagtggaaagagcagaatacaggatagcagcagaatacatgaaatagtgcattaaatacagtggaaagagcagaatacaggatagcagcagaatacatgaaatagtgcattaaatacagtggaaagagcagaatacaggatagcagcagaatacatgaaatagtgcattaaatacagtggaaagagcagaatacaggatagcagcagcagctaatagcagagatcAGGCTGAAAGAGCAAGGGGAGCAAGAGAGAGCAGGCTGGTCTTGAGAGTTGTTTCTGATCTTGCTTGCTGCTGATTTTACTGTGCTCTCTGACCGCTCGGATCTGCGCTGCactgtgatttttaatttttgttattttgtttttgccaagaaagaaataaatgCCAGTGGGCAGAGTTCTGTCTCTTTGGAACTGTCATT from the Polyodon spathula isolate WHYD16114869_AA unplaced genomic scaffold, ASM1765450v1 scaffolds_1867, whole genome shotgun sequence genome contains:
- the LOC121310226 gene encoding gastrula zinc finger protein XlCGF49.1-like, with product GSEDTCSGVREEDTVLGSIPRKHYTPQERAAGGKEEGAAASSSSAAYAGESTSPLLSFGGSRQRRTTTREAQKPTAASFPDGPLPSGVGSPESPPAVRTVPLRSGTNPDLQLQTAPAKSFSDSGSLGQRRPAHEGEKPYRCAECGKSFSELGNLKQHRRIHTGEKPYRCGECGKSFTHSNSLKIHQRAHAGQTRYICDGCGKSFSQFEHLKVHQRIHTGEKPYQCSECGKRFRHSGVLKKHQRIHTGEKPYQCSECGMRFSRVDYLKTHQRLHA